In a single window of the Methanofollis ethanolicus genome:
- the cas8c gene encoding type I-C CRISPR-associated protein Cas8c/Csd1 — translation MIIQSLCRYYDILEKDEGVKIARPGYSQAKVSFALVISRGGEVSHIVDLRSDGKKPQPKGIDVPLQISRANGIVPYFACDNAKYVLGVEKLKIKDFEKKITKNTRDEDSQNTLVLEKNDKEVVLVYKRSRDCFEAFKALHHTILDTLDDAGVRSFLKFLDMWNPESFLEHPKIAEYKDDILNGGNLVFECEGNYLHKNSAVRQAWENYMSSEKEGSDSTGQCLVSGRVEPVARLHQKIKGVDGAQMAGASLVSFNDPAFESYGKEQSFNAPVGETSMFKYTTALNYLLDRQNPNRVQIADTTTVFWAETREKSCEDLASFLINPREEKADPTEETPESSTVKDSATIQWVGDILRKVKDGQRLQETDLKTDPETNFHILGLSPNNARLAVRFWYADHFGNFVTRVARHHLDMEIVRDDSGPRYVSVYRLLKETVPQSSSNKVDSKAVSPLLGGLVMRSILGNTPYPIQMYGAILNRVKVERSINYVRAGFIKAYLLRRARSGSSNAKEELITMSLNDESPDVPYRLGRLFAVLEKAQNDTNREMKSTINSKYFSSASSTPAVVFPVLLKLAQHHIAKSEWGFKSSQAIEDILAGVDEFPAYLNLEDQGMFMLGYYHQRKAFFKKKEEVAPEEA, via the coding sequence GTGATCATACAGTCCCTCTGTCGCTATTACGACATCCTGGAGAAGGACGAAGGTGTGAAAATCGCCAGGCCGGGCTATAGCCAGGCAAAGGTTTCTTTCGCACTTGTCATCTCCCGTGGCGGCGAGGTGTCGCATATTGTCGACCTCAGGAGCGACGGCAAGAAACCGCAGCCAAAAGGAATAGACGTGCCACTCCAGATCTCCCGTGCCAATGGGATTGTCCCGTATTTTGCATGCGACAACGCAAAGTACGTCCTTGGTGTAGAAAAACTGAAGATCAAAGATTTTGAGAAGAAAATCACAAAAAATACCAGAGACGAAGATTCACAGAACACTTTGGTTCTGGAAAAAAATGACAAAGAAGTTGTCCTGGTGTATAAACGTTCCAGAGATTGTTTTGAGGCTTTCAAGGCCCTTCACCACACGATACTGGACACTCTGGACGACGCCGGAGTCAGAAGTTTCCTGAAGTTTCTGGACATGTGGAACCCAGAATCTTTCCTTGAGCATCCAAAGATCGCCGAATATAAGGATGATATTCTCAATGGCGGGAATCTGGTCTTCGAGTGCGAGGGGAATTACCTGCACAAGAACAGCGCTGTACGGCAGGCCTGGGAGAATTATATGTCCTCTGAAAAAGAGGGGAGCGATTCGACGGGCCAGTGTCTTGTGAGTGGGCGAGTGGAACCGGTAGCCAGATTGCATCAAAAAATCAAAGGGGTCGACGGCGCTCAGATGGCAGGGGCTTCGCTTGTCAGTTTCAATGATCCAGCCTTCGAGTCATATGGCAAAGAGCAGAGTTTCAACGCGCCCGTCGGCGAAACCTCGATGTTCAAGTACACGACGGCGCTGAACTATCTTCTTGATCGGCAGAATCCAAACAGGGTCCAGATAGCCGACACAACAACGGTATTCTGGGCGGAAACACGTGAGAAGTCCTGCGAAGACCTGGCAAGCTTTCTGATCAATCCCCGTGAAGAAAAGGCAGATCCCACAGAAGAGACGCCTGAGAGTTCCACCGTAAAGGATAGTGCGACCATTCAATGGGTCGGCGACATTCTCAGAAAGGTGAAGGACGGGCAGAGGTTACAGGAAACAGATCTCAAAACCGACCCCGAGACAAATTTCCATATTCTCGGCCTGTCCCCCAACAATGCAAGACTTGCAGTGCGGTTCTGGTACGCAGACCATTTCGGAAACTTCGTCACCAGGGTGGCCCGCCATCACCTGGATATGGAGATCGTCAGAGATGACTCAGGACCGAGATATGTTTCGGTGTACCGTCTGCTGAAGGAGACCGTCCCCCAGAGTTCTTCTAACAAGGTAGATAGCAAGGCAGTTTCGCCGCTCCTCGGTGGTCTGGTGATGCGATCGATCCTGGGGAACACACCGTACCCGATCCAGATGTACGGTGCAATCCTGAACCGGGTGAAGGTTGAGAGGTCGATAAACTATGTCCGGGCCGGATTTATCAAAGCCTATCTGTTGAGACGTGCTCGGTCCGGATCATCGAATGCAAAGGAGGAATTGATTACCATGAGTTTGAATGACGAGAGTCCAGATGTGCCGTATCGCCTTGGAAGGCTGTTTGCCGTCCTTGAAAAGGCACAGAATGATACGAACAGGGAGATGAAGAGCACCATTAACAGTAAGTACTTCAGCAGTGCGTCATCGACACCGGCTGTTGTCTTTCCTGTTTTGCTGAAACTTGCACAGCACCACATTGCCAAGTCAGAGTGGGGATTCAAGTCGAGCCAGGCCATCGAGGATATTTTAGCGGGGGTTGACGAGTTCCCTGCATACCTGAATCTCGAAGACCAGGGCATGTTCATGCTCGGCTATTATCATCAGCGCAAGGCGTTTTTCAAGAAGAAAGAGGAAGTTGCACCAGAGGAGGCGTGA
- the cas5c gene encoding type I-C CRISPR-associated protein Cas5c, giving the protein MIVIGYGVRLKVWGDYACFTRPEMKVERVSYDVMTPSAARGILEAIYWKPAICWKIDRIHVLNPIRFDNIRRNEVLGKISAGNVKSALKGGDVSLCQDATEDRVQRASLVLRDVCYCIEAHFDLTEKAGPEDTVEKHYNIALRRLRKGQCFHHPYFGCREFPVQFECIEGEIPASCHRGNQDLGIMLYDIDFADDMKAVFFRASMVDGVIDVQTCRDGGVFS; this is encoded by the coding sequence GTGATTGTCATAGGGTACGGAGTTCGGTTAAAGGTCTGGGGCGATTATGCCTGCTTCACGCGGCCTGAGATGAAGGTCGAGCGGGTGAGTTATGATGTGATGACCCCGTCGGCGGCACGGGGGATCCTTGAGGCGATATACTGGAAGCCTGCCATCTGCTGGAAAATTGACAGGATCCACGTCCTGAATCCGATCCGGTTCGACAATATCCGCAGGAACGAAGTACTGGGGAAAATTTCCGCCGGGAACGTGAAATCCGCACTCAAGGGAGGAGACGTTTCTCTGTGCCAGGACGCAACAGAGGATCGTGTCCAGAGAGCGTCTCTCGTCCTCCGCGATGTGTGTTACTGCATAGAGGCCCATTTTGACCTGACAGAGAAAGCAGGCCCTGAGGATACGGTCGAGAAGCATTACAACATTGCACTCCGGAGACTGAGGAAGGGGCAGTGTTTCCATCACCCGTACTTTGGATGTCGTGAGTTTCCTGTTCAGTTCGAATGCATCGAAGGGGAGATCCCCGCGTCCTGCCATCGTGGGAATCAGGATCTCGGGATAATGCTCTATGACATCGACTTCGCTGACGATATGAAGGCCGTCTTTTTCCGGGCCAGCATGGTCGATGGTGTGATCGATGTGCAGACGTGCCGGGATGGTGGGGTCTTCTCGTGA